From Aquipuribacter nitratireducens, the proteins below share one genomic window:
- the panB gene encoding 3-methyl-2-oxobutanoate hydroxymethyltransferase, with translation MDAPAADRPPHQPRQVRTLHLQRWKAEGRRWAMLTAYDAMTARVLEEAGIPVLLVGDSAAGVVYGYDTSIPVTMEELLPLVGAVARATHRPLVVADLPFGSFESSDAQAVDSAVRLMKAGANAVKLEGGARRAGRVEAIVTAGIPVMGHIGFTAQAEHAIGGYRVAGRGEAADQVVEDARAIAAAGAFSMVVEMVTLPVARRVQDAVDIPTIGIGSGPDLDAQVLVWQDMAGLNDDRRYRFVKRYADLREQLRGAAEAYAADVESGVFPGPEHAFDA, from the coding sequence ATGGACGCCCCCGCCGCCGACCGTCCCCCGCACCAGCCGCGGCAGGTGCGCACCCTCCACCTGCAGCGGTGGAAGGCCGAGGGCCGGCGCTGGGCGATGCTCACCGCCTACGACGCCATGACGGCACGCGTGCTGGAGGAGGCGGGCATCCCCGTGCTGCTGGTCGGCGACTCGGCCGCCGGGGTCGTCTACGGCTACGACACCTCCATCCCCGTGACGATGGAGGAGCTGCTGCCGCTCGTCGGCGCGGTGGCCCGCGCCACCCACCGCCCGCTCGTCGTCGCGGACCTGCCCTTCGGCTCGTTCGAGTCCTCCGACGCCCAGGCCGTCGACAGCGCCGTCCGGCTGATGAAGGCGGGCGCCAACGCCGTGAAGCTCGAGGGCGGGGCGCGGCGCGCGGGCCGGGTCGAGGCGATCGTGACGGCCGGCATCCCCGTCATGGGGCACATCGGGTTCACCGCGCAGGCGGAGCACGCCATCGGCGGCTACCGGGTCGCGGGCCGCGGGGAGGCCGCTGACCAGGTCGTCGAGGACGCGCGTGCGATCGCCGCCGCCGGGGCGTTCTCGATGGTCGTCGAGATGGTGACGCTCCCCGTCGCGCGACGGGTGCAGGACGCCGTCGACATCCCCACCATCGGCATCGGCTCCGGTCCGGACCTCGACGCCCAGGTCCTCGTCTGGCAGGACATGGCGGGCCTCAACGACGACCGGCGGTACCGGTTCGTCAAGCGCTACGCCGACCTGCGCGAGCAGCTGCGAGGGGCCGCCGAGGCGTACGCCGCCGACGTCGAGTCGGGGGTCTTCCCCGGCCCGGAGCACGCCTTCGACGCCTGA
- a CDS encoding SPOR domain-containing protein: MSDDGEREFWFNTRTKQVEEGRQSHYTDLIGPYPTREAAAAALETAAARNERWDEEDERWERGGR; this comes from the coding sequence ATGAGCGACGACGGTGAGCGCGAGTTCTGGTTCAACACCCGGACCAAGCAGGTGGAGGAGGGGCGTCAGTCCCACTACACCGACCTCATCGGGCCGTACCCCACGCGCGAGGCCGCCGCTGCCGCACTGGAGACGGCCGCGGCGCGCAACGAGCGGTGGGACGAGGAGGACGAGCGCTGGGAGCGCGGCGGACGCTGA